A window of the Trichocoleus sp. FACHB-46 genome harbors these coding sequences:
- a CDS encoding heme peroxidase family protein, with translation MTRHGQMPLGGENPPRSTYYDQGKFGRLFPSLPPFAMDSPQLREALKDIGKKGGIMDPKDDLDDPVGLITNPAKNVENPNNPNLTAGITFLGQFLDHDMTFDTTSSLERQQDPESIANFRAPFLELDNLYGSGPNASPHLYDQSGNGGGIKFLVEPIPGSDAIARDGKLKFDLPRNSQNTALIGDPRNDENLIVSQLHLAFLKFHNAVVDHVKTKTGWSNPMEIFAEAQRLVRWHYQWIIIHEFLPATVGHKIVEKVLDKGRKFYDWRNLPFIPVEFSVAAYRFGHSQVRPSYRANFGPKADDSGQFIALIFDDGRQGSPSSDASDPNDLRGGKRAARRFIDWQTFFDFGDKRVRPNKKIDTQLSSVLFDLPGIPGAEPQSLAQRNLLRQLTFSMPSGQRVAKAMKEDILSAGDLDDLKPYQLETRTPLWFYILREADVLGDDGKRLGPVGGRIVAEVFIGLLEGDRHSYVRQDPAWQPTLGNGGKFTMVDLLKFAGVVTNL, from the coding sequence ATGACTCGTCATGGACAAATGCCTCTCGGTGGTGAGAATCCTCCTCGCTCCACTTACTACGACCAAGGCAAGTTCGGACGGCTTTTTCCTTCACTTCCCCCTTTCGCAATGGATAGCCCCCAGCTCCGGGAAGCCCTGAAGGACATTGGCAAAAAGGGTGGCATTATGGACCCCAAGGACGATCTAGACGATCCAGTCGGTCTCATCACTAACCCAGCGAAGAATGTAGAGAATCCTAATAATCCTAATTTGACCGCTGGAATCACGTTTTTGGGTCAGTTCCTCGATCATGATATGACCTTTGATACAACTTCCAGTCTGGAGCGGCAACAAGACCCGGAATCGATCGCCAACTTTCGGGCACCCTTCCTAGAACTCGATAATTTATACGGTTCTGGACCCAATGCTTCACCTCACTTGTACGACCAATCTGGCAATGGTGGGGGGATTAAATTCCTGGTGGAACCGATTCCTGGCTCCGATGCGATCGCTCGTGATGGCAAACTAAAATTCGATTTGCCACGAAATAGCCAGAATACTGCCTTGATTGGCGATCCTCGCAACGATGAAAACCTGATTGTCTCGCAACTCCATCTGGCCTTTCTCAAGTTTCATAATGCAGTGGTGGACCATGTGAAAACAAAAACGGGTTGGTCCAACCCAATGGAGATATTTGCCGAGGCCCAGCGCTTGGTACGATGGCATTACCAGTGGATTATTATTCATGAATTTCTCCCTGCCACAGTCGGCCACAAAATAGTGGAGAAGGTACTGGATAAAGGACGGAAGTTCTACGATTGGCGCAATTTACCATTTATCCCGGTTGAGTTTTCTGTCGCAGCTTATCGGTTTGGACATTCTCAGGTGCGCCCCAGCTACCGCGCTAACTTTGGCCCCAAGGCAGACGATAGCGGCCAGTTTATCGCTTTAATCTTCGACGATGGCCGTCAGGGTTCACCCAGTTCAGATGCTTCCGACCCCAATGACTTACGGGGTGGCAAACGCGCGGCTCGTCGGTTTATCGACTGGCAAACCTTCTTTGACTTTGGGGATAAGCGAGTTCGCCCCAACAAAAAAATTGATACTCAGCTTTCTTCGGTGCTCTTTGACCTGCCCGGAATTCCGGGTGCAGAGCCGCAATCATTGGCCCAGCGTAACTTGCTACGGCAACTTACTTTCAGTATGCCGTCAGGACAGCGGGTAGCCAAAGCCATGAAAGAAGATATCCTCTCCGCAGGAGATTTAGATGACCTCAAACCCTATCAATTGGAGACTCGGACTCCTTTGTGGTTCTACATTTTGCGGGAAGCGGATGTGCTCGGTGACGATGGCAAGCGTTTGGGTCCAGTAGGTGGTCGCATTGTCGCTGAGGTGTTTATTGGTCTGCTAGAAGGAGACCGGCATTCCTACGTGCGGCAAGACCCGGCATGGCAGCCAACTTTGGGCAACGGTGGCAAGTTCACAATGGTTGATTTGCTGAAGTTTGCAGGCGTGGTCACCAACCTGTAG
- a CDS encoding adenylate/guanylate cyclase domain-containing protein gives MKKPVGKFIHQFRQWLPTLLEAPSEVEFNNYWAWRRRFLYKRLSLGLGLGLLYFSGLTGLYLIQMMLGDRSLNAVVFKNLLTALSMASWLVWLQLPVGKRQQAIAFLGLSWSITMLTNVPSTLDPVIIPDLKGWTITFFAQATIIPFRWRLHLLSQLGAYAFFFATSWLVSQQFLPANISATGFLFDMGWICLMSTLVVYLYERLSKAEFQTRYRLRQEQQRSEQLLLNILPPSIAERLLKQQQTIADSFAEVTVLFADIVGFTQLSTQMSPSEVVNLLNQVFSRFDELAEYHGLEKIKTIGDSYMVVAGLPQHRIDHASAIAQMALAMHQALKQLNTQTGHMLEIRTGIHTGPVVAGIIGLKKFAYDLWGDTVNTASRMESQGLPGEIQVSETTYECLKQQYVFEERGSIVIKGKGEMNTYLLRGKCAPEAIAVEQTNLI, from the coding sequence GTGAAGAAGCCCGTGGGAAAATTCATTCACCAGTTCAGGCAATGGTTACCCACCCTACTGGAAGCGCCTAGCGAGGTGGAGTTTAATAACTACTGGGCGTGGCGACGGCGCTTTCTCTACAAGCGTTTAAGTTTAGGTTTGGGATTGGGGCTACTCTACTTTTCAGGGTTGACAGGGCTGTACCTAATCCAAATGATGTTGGGCGATCGCTCCTTGAATGCAGTTGTATTCAAGAATTTACTGACAGCGTTGAGCATGGCGAGCTGGCTGGTCTGGCTGCAATTGCCTGTCGGAAAGCGCCAGCAAGCGATCGCCTTTCTAGGACTCTCTTGGTCCATCACCATGCTCACCAACGTCCCTTCAACCCTTGATCCTGTGATCATTCCGGATCTAAAGGGTTGGACAATTACCTTCTTTGCCCAAGCCACAATTATTCCATTTCGTTGGCGGCTCCATCTCCTTTCCCAACTGGGAGCTTATGCCTTCTTCTTTGCGACTAGTTGGCTTGTGAGCCAGCAGTTTTTGCCTGCCAACATCTCAGCCACAGGTTTTCTGTTCGACATGGGATGGATTTGTCTCATGTCAACTTTGGTGGTGTATCTCTACGAGCGCCTATCTAAAGCTGAGTTCCAAACTCGCTACAGGCTCAGACAAGAACAGCAGCGATCGGAACAGTTACTCCTCAACATCCTCCCTCCCTCCATTGCTGAGCGCTTGCTCAAACAACAACAGACGATCGCCGATAGTTTCGCGGAAGTGACGGTGCTATTTGCCGATATTGTCGGCTTTACTCAACTCTCAACCCAAATGTCACCGTCTGAGGTGGTCAACCTACTCAACCAAGTCTTCTCCCGCTTTGATGAGTTAGCCGAATATCATGGGCTGGAAAAGATTAAAACCATTGGCGATTCTTACATGGTGGTGGCTGGGCTGCCCCAACACCGCATCGATCATGCCTCCGCGATCGCCCAGATGGCCTTGGCAATGCACCAAGCGCTGAAGCAGCTCAACACTCAGACAGGACATATGCTGGAGATTCGCACAGGGATTCATACTGGGCCTGTGGTAGCGGGGATTATTGGCCTGAAAAAATTTGCCTACGACCTATGGGGCGATACCGTCAACACCGCCAGCCGCATGGAATCCCAAGGCTTGCCAGGAGAGATTCAGGTCAGCGAGACTACCTATGAGTGCTTGAAACAGCAGTATGTTTTTGAGGAGCGAGGCAGTATCGTCATTAAGGGAAAAGGAGAGATGAACACGTATCTGCTGCGAGGGAAATGTGCCCCTGAAGCGATCGCCGTTGAGCAGACAAATTTAATATAA
- a CDS encoding class I SAM-dependent methyltransferase: MSVSGISDRPLLSKALVKRAIACLVIIGLGLWLTIVSPLPAAASADVASIYQQRDRHRSDGIGKIYLGREIAQVMGHQGAAWLERSSRSWEEQPQKVVEALDLQPSDVVADIGAGTGYFSFRLSPLVPTGKVLAVEVQPEMIEVLNFLKQENQATNVEPVLGTVQDPHLPPASVDLALMVDAYHEFEYPQEMMTALVRSLKPGGRVVLVEYRGENPLIAIKALHKMTQRQVKKEMQAVGLVWQETKNLLPQQHLMIFRKLA, from the coding sequence ATGAGCGTGAGTGGCATCAGCGATCGCCCTCTGCTATCAAAAGCTCTTGTTAAACGGGCGATCGCGTGTCTGGTCATCATCGGCTTGGGGCTATGGCTCACCATTGTCAGTCCCCTGCCTGCTGCCGCTAGTGCAGATGTCGCCAGTATTTACCAGCAGCGCGATCGCCACCGTTCTGACGGCATCGGCAAAATCTACTTGGGCCGAGAGATTGCTCAGGTGATGGGCCATCAGGGAGCCGCTTGGCTAGAGCGTTCTAGTCGCAGTTGGGAAGAGCAACCACAAAAAGTCGTAGAAGCGCTGGATCTCCAACCGTCGGATGTGGTGGCAGATATTGGAGCGGGCACTGGCTACTTTAGTTTTCGGCTCAGTCCGTTGGTGCCAACCGGGAAAGTTTTGGCGGTTGAGGTGCAACCGGAGATGATTGAGGTTCTCAACTTTCTCAAGCAGGAAAACCAAGCAACCAATGTTGAACCCGTTCTGGGCACGGTGCAAGATCCGCATCTTCCTCCTGCCAGCGTAGATCTGGCGTTAATGGTGGATGCTTATCACGAATTTGAGTATCCCCAAGAAATGATGACGGCGCTGGTGCGATCGCTCAAACCCGGAGGCAGGGTGGTACTCGTAGAATACCGAGGTGAGAATCCCCTGATTGCGATCAAAGCGCTCCACAAAATGACTCAGCGGCAGGTCAAGAAGGAGATGCAGGCAGTAGGTTTAGTTTGGCAAGAAACCAAAAACTTACTACCGCAACAACATCTAATGATTTTTCGTAAGCTTGCTTAG
- a CDS encoding antibiotic biosynthesis monooxygenase gives MTDFNDCLNHRIAQVAIGEFHAGTFTEAKRLYDEAVSTYGEGFKEAYLLQEQGTDKGISVILWDSEDSMKANVNDAYKSILKKLLPLFVSPPSLRTYEVVSEVRASEAEALEAEASKV, from the coding sequence ATGACAGATTTCAACGATTGTTTAAACCACCGCATTGCCCAAGTTGCGATTGGCGAGTTCCATGCGGGCACCTTTACCGAAGCGAAACGCCTCTATGACGAAGCAGTTTCAACCTACGGGGAAGGGTTTAAGGAAGCTTATTTGCTGCAAGAACAAGGCACTGACAAAGGCATCTCGGTGATTCTTTGGGATAGCGAAGACAGCATGAAAGCCAACGTCAATGATGCTTATAAATCGATTCTGAAAAAACTGCTACCCCTATTCGTCAGCCCGCCGAGCCTGAGAACCTATGAGGTGGTCAGTGAGGTACGCGCCTCAGAGGCAGAAGCACTCGAGGCTGAAGCATCCAAAGTATGA
- a CDS encoding pentapeptide repeat-containing protein, giving the protein MNTEELKQRYQSGERNFSQTHLNQTNLQRLKLGAVDLSRASLVKSNLQKVNLEDANLDGVNLYRANLSKSRLQRVNLNKAILGGANLSEANLHRASLIQADLCAANLSKAVLNHAQLSGADLRKANLSHARLSWANLRKVNLHQAQLEGADLSDAKFCNTIMPDGSLRNDDC; this is encoded by the coding sequence ATGAATACTGAAGAACTGAAGCAGCGCTATCAATCTGGGGAACGCAATTTTAGCCAAACTCACTTAAACCAAACCAACCTGCAACGGCTGAAATTAGGGGCAGTAGACCTCAGCCGCGCCAGTTTGGTTAAGAGCAACTTGCAGAAAGTGAACCTAGAAGATGCCAACCTCGATGGCGTCAACCTGTATCGGGCTAACTTAAGCAAGTCTCGTTTGCAGCGGGTCAACCTCAACAAGGCGATTTTGGGAGGGGCCAATCTGAGCGAAGCCAATCTCCACCGAGCTAGTTTAATTCAAGCGGATCTTTGTGCCGCTAACCTGAGCAAAGCAGTGTTAAATCACGCTCAACTCAGCGGAGCAGACCTGAGAAAGGCCAATTTGAGCCATGCTCGTTTATCTTGGGCCAACCTACGCAAGGTAAATTTGCACCAAGCTCAGCTAGAGGGAGCAGACTTAAGTGACGCTAAGTTCTGTAACACCATCATGCCAGATGGCAGTCTCAGGAATGATGATTGCTAG
- the trpD gene encoding anthranilate phosphoribosyltransferase: MINRTFVTCDRSELPSQPAPAACTIRKELIALIVSPMSVTSAADSSLLTADSPLWPQLLQQLLDRQSLATEEAATLMRGWLSETIPPVLSGAILAAIQAKGVSATELAGMAQVLQSQSAASGMTLPKFSTPLIDTCGTGGDGASTFNISTAVAFVAAAAGVSVAKHGNRSASSKVGSADVLEALGVNLAASPEQVQAALQNVDITFLFAVGWHPALKGVAPLRRTLKVRTIFNLLGPLVNPLRPTGQVIGVCDPHLVDAIADALNQLGIQRAIVLHGRERLDEAGLADVTDLAVLANQTVQRVTLNPQDLGLEFAPTSALQGGDLAENAAILKAVLQGKGTTAQRDAVALNAALALQVGEQLPETANPLEAYAKGVAIAQDILQSGAAWAKLEQLVEFLQ; encoded by the coding sequence TTGATTAACCGAACTTTTGTCACTTGCGATCGCTCAGAGCTACCCTCGCAACCTGCCCCAGCAGCTTGTACTATACGTAAGGAACTCATCGCCCTAATTGTCTCTCCTATGTCTGTCACCTCGGCTGCTGACTCTAGCTTGTTAACCGCTGACTCGCCCCTGTGGCCTCAATTGCTCCAACAACTGCTAGACCGTCAATCTCTAGCAACAGAGGAGGCTGCAACGCTGATGCGTGGCTGGCTGAGCGAGACAATTCCACCCGTGTTGTCGGGCGCAATTTTGGCGGCAATTCAGGCCAAAGGAGTTTCTGCAACTGAGTTAGCAGGAATGGCCCAGGTATTGCAGTCCCAGTCTGCGGCGAGTGGCATGACTTTGCCAAAATTTTCAACGCCCCTGATCGATACCTGCGGTACCGGAGGAGATGGCGCTTCAACGTTCAATATCTCTACAGCAGTGGCATTTGTGGCGGCAGCGGCTGGGGTGTCTGTCGCCAAGCATGGCAACCGTTCCGCCTCTAGCAAAGTGGGATCGGCGGATGTCTTGGAAGCCTTAGGCGTCAATCTCGCTGCTAGTCCAGAACAGGTGCAAGCGGCTCTACAAAACGTGGACATTACCTTTTTGTTTGCTGTGGGTTGGCACCCAGCCCTGAAGGGAGTGGCTCCACTGCGTAGAACCCTAAAAGTTCGCACAATTTTTAACTTGTTGGGGCCGCTAGTGAACCCGCTTAGACCCACCGGACAAGTCATTGGCGTGTGCGATCCTCATCTGGTGGATGCGATCGCGGACGCTTTGAATCAACTCGGTATCCAGCGAGCGATCGTCCTACATGGACGGGAAAGACTCGATGAAGCGGGTTTAGCAGATGTGACAGATTTGGCGGTGTTGGCTAACCAAACGGTGCAGCGAGTGACGCTGAATCCTCAAGATTTGGGGTTGGAGTTTGCGCCCACCAGTGCGTTGCAAGGCGGGGACTTAGCCGAAAACGCTGCGATCTTGAAAGCAGTGTTGCAAGGAAAAGGTACAACCGCTCAACGGGATGCGGTGGCTCTGAATGCGGCCTTGGCTTTACAAGTGGGCGAGCAACTGCCTGAAACGGCTAACCCATTGGAAGCTTATGCCAAAGGCGTGGCGATCGCTCAAGATATTCTGCAAAGTGGAGCTGCTTGGGCCAAGTTAGAGCAGTTAGTAGAGTTTTTGCAATAA
- a CDS encoding serine hydrolase codes for MAPHLGQNTGQDTGQTDISTSQSAIATYLDAHIATERFMGAVLVGRRGEILFSQGYGMANWKHSVPNTTHTKFRLASLTKQFTAAAILQLQAQDLLDVQAAIATYLPDYPNGDRITIHQLLNHTAGIPNYTAFPDYATQKRLSMSVAEVVAWFKDKPLEFEPGDQYRYSNSGYTLLTHILETVSGQPYAEYLRSHLFEPLGMTSSGYDTDWDILPHRASGYDLTDTGYGNAEFIDMSVPTGAGGLYSTVEDLYKWDQALDTEAVLGDRAKAQMFAPTVPVSEAGKVYYGYGWIVAEQLGRKHITHGGAIDGFRTIISRYPDEQVTVIVLSNVSSAAVAEIGAGLAAIAFGEPYQLPRVYQEVAIDPAIYAGYVGEYQLAPEKILAITAESDQLLVQLTGQGKLKIYPTSPTHFFLRIVDAQLTFEIDEQGQAQKVTLHQSGQDLPAPRMPQ; via the coding sequence ATGGCACCTCATCTAGGCCAAAATACAGGGCAAGATACAGGGCAAACAGATATAAGCACCTCGCAGTCAGCGATCGCGACCTACCTAGACGCTCACATTGCCACCGAGCGATTTATGGGGGCGGTGTTGGTAGGGCGAAGAGGAGAGATCCTGTTTAGCCAGGGATATGGGATGGCTAACTGGAAACATAGCGTGCCCAACACAACCCACACCAAGTTTCGCTTAGCCTCGCTTACAAAGCAGTTTACCGCTGCCGCAATCCTGCAATTACAAGCACAGGATTTGCTGGATGTGCAAGCAGCGATCGCCACTTATCTTCCTGACTATCCGAACGGCGATCGCATTACCATTCATCAATTGTTGAATCATACAGCTGGCATTCCTAACTACACTGCCTTTCCAGACTATGCAACCCAAAAACGTCTATCTATGTCTGTGGCAGAGGTGGTGGCTTGGTTCAAAGACAAACCGCTGGAGTTTGAACCCGGAGATCAATATCGTTACAGCAACTCTGGGTATACGTTGTTGACCCACATTTTAGAAACGGTATCTGGACAGCCCTATGCAGAGTATCTGCGATCGCACCTTTTTGAACCTTTGGGAATGACGAGTTCAGGTTATGACACTGATTGGGATATATTGCCGCATCGCGCCTCTGGTTATGACTTGACAGATACAGGGTACGGTAATGCTGAGTTTATTGATATGTCAGTGCCAACCGGGGCAGGGGGACTGTATTCAACGGTGGAAGATCTCTATAAGTGGGACCAAGCATTGGATACAGAAGCCGTGTTGGGCGATCGCGCCAAAGCTCAGATGTTTGCCCCAACAGTGCCAGTGAGTGAGGCAGGGAAGGTTTATTACGGATACGGCTGGATTGTGGCTGAGCAGTTAGGTCGTAAACATATCACTCATGGCGGTGCCATTGATGGGTTCCGCACGATTATTTCCCGGTATCCCGATGAGCAAGTAACGGTGATTGTGCTGTCCAACGTGAGTAGTGCGGCAGTGGCGGAGATTGGTGCTGGTTTAGCAGCGATCGCATTCGGAGAGCCTTATCAGTTGCCTAGGGTATATCAAGAAGTGGCGATCGATCCGGCGATTTATGCAGGTTATGTGGGCGAATATCAGTTGGCCCCAGAAAAGATTTTGGCGATTACGGCAGAATCAGACCAACTTCTTGTTCAGCTTACTGGCCAGGGAAAACTCAAAATTTACCCCACTTCTCCAACGCACTTTTTCTTGAGGATTGTGGATGCTCAGTTGACTTTTGAAATAGATGAGCAAGGTCAAGCTCAGAAGGTAACTTTGCATCAATCTGGTCAAGATTTACCAGCGCCTAGAATGCCTCAATAA
- a CDS encoding SH3 domain-containing protein, which translates to MKLRSVSAMAGGLVLSLCLALPALAIEMGTLRGNPGSQINVRSQPSTSAPAPSYGIPGDRVQILRSARGTDGYAWHYVEFSKSKVRGWVRNDLLMLDRGNGNPIQRVSFAPGTSAATVNGSVRGYETRDYLLNARAGQRMTVDLRSNSTYMQVAVLSPQGETLYVGTNWTGNLPSNGDYLVRVGLVRAEARRDGAGGFKLNIGVR; encoded by the coding sequence ATGAAATTGAGATCGGTTTCAGCAATGGCAGGTGGTCTGGTGTTGTCTCTGTGTTTGGCTTTGCCAGCATTGGCAATCGAAATGGGAACACTGCGAGGCAACCCAGGAAGCCAAATCAACGTGCGATCGCAACCTTCTACCAGTGCCCCTGCACCTAGCTATGGCATACCAGGCGATCGCGTCCAAATTTTGAGATCAGCTCGTGGTACAGATGGCTACGCCTGGCACTATGTAGAGTTTTCCAAATCCAAAGTTAGAGGATGGGTGCGGAATGACTTGCTGATGCTCGACAGGGGCAACGGCAATCCTATCCAGCGAGTTTCTTTTGCGCCAGGAACTTCTGCTGCCACTGTTAACGGCAGTGTTCGAGGATATGAAACGCGAGACTATCTCTTGAATGCGCGAGCAGGCCAGCGGATGACTGTTGATCTACGCAGCAATAGCACCTATATGCAGGTTGCTGTGCTCAGCCCCCAAGGAGAAACCCTATATGTGGGGACGAACTGGACAGGGAACTTACCCAGCAATGGAGATTACTTGGTACGTGTAGGGTTGGTGCGGGCAGAGGCACGACGCGATGGCGCAGGTGGCTTTAAACTAAACATCGGTGTTCGATAA
- a CDS encoding GNAT family N-acetyltransferase: MVSDAKDIYEIFSNDAITQYYDVSTYTSVNQAEQFIARMNDRFATGEGIRWALALKSTNQLIGTCGYNAISQRSQRAIIGYELKQIFWGQGYMPEALQAILRYGFEELSLNRIEAFVMLDNHQSVCMLKKLRFVEEGILREYGFWKSKFWDLHCFSLLKREFCDRA; encoded by the coding sequence ATGGTTTCAGATGCAAAAGATATTTATGAAATATTTTCCAATGATGCCATAACACAGTATTACGATGTTTCTACTTATACATCGGTTAACCAAGCTGAACAATTTATTGCTCGGATGAATGACCGCTTTGCTACAGGGGAGGGTATACGCTGGGCTTTGGCTTTGAAATCCACAAATCAACTAATTGGCACTTGCGGTTATAACGCCATCTCTCAACGGAGCCAGCGTGCGATTATTGGCTATGAACTTAAACAGATTTTTTGGGGTCAAGGCTATATGCCTGAGGCACTTCAGGCAATTCTTCGTTATGGTTTTGAAGAACTCTCCCTAAATCGCATTGAAGCATTTGTGATGCTGGACAATCACCAGTCAGTTTGCATGCTCAAGAAACTGAGGTTTGTTGAAGAAGGTATTTTAAGAGAGTATGGCTTTTGGAAATCTAAGTTTTGGGATTTGCACTGTTTTTCCTTGCTAAAGCGCGAATTCTGTGACAGAGCATGA
- a CDS encoding NACHT domain-containing protein — protein sequence MTFPDPFQKQSIANSSFSNSNTQQTQAGRDALSFQNSRDNQIIINNVMGLFGSRASEPRVDWDWAAKILQQQRVEVRKRLKDTLAHQQAMMEISLEEQPQQVNRSPLAAVRTLSIEGQAAQTLKTEQLLIEVFGREDIEGKLLILGTPGAGKTTALLGLAEQLLSGAIANPRTIIPVIFELSTWKNDNQSIRDWLVEQLYNNFGGDDRRKLKRYEQWLEQRTLLPLMDGLDELGLDRQKKCAVKLEEFAQHYPQLVVCCRVKEFEIAGVRLGNLRGAVCLQPLSDEQIQAYLQAVHRAELWQQIQITPEMRQMLSPTPEGEPGLLRVPLFVAMAAAIYDLKQPFRTKAELLEAYIEQQLSYDKRQSDRRKENRQTKWAYKTVGREPKQLQTRAYLRWLACQLQEQNQVELLIEQMQPNWLDLAQYMSLYWLLVGLIIGLITGLITGLITALLVGLPLGLIAGLITGPPFGLIIGFDDITPVESFQFSISNTGSREIFRKLRSGLVSGSIIALVIGLAGGLTITLVIGITGSLTIPLVIALLGGPIGGLIGGLMSGLIGELTAEPKVRLKPNQGIRNSFYSMWLISFLSYPLGVALATVGLLPVSVARASSGAQSFEAILTIISQSVLDSLIPGIFGALLCGFLYGGGRACIQHLCLRLVLTRTHATPWNYARFLNYSTERRLLQRIGGRYRFIHRELLDHFASIPLQPLSVSREGF from the coding sequence ATGACCTTTCCTGACCCGTTTCAAAAGCAATCGATCGCTAACAGTAGTTTTAGCAATAGCAACACGCAACAAACTCAAGCTGGACGCGATGCCTTGAGCTTTCAAAACTCTAGGGACAACCAGATAATCATCAACAATGTGATGGGTTTGTTTGGCTCTAGAGCATCTGAGCCACGAGTCGATTGGGATTGGGCTGCAAAGATTCTTCAGCAGCAACGGGTGGAAGTGCGAAAGCGGCTCAAGGATACGCTGGCACATCAGCAAGCCATGATGGAGATTAGCCTAGAGGAACAACCCCAGCAGGTAAATCGATCGCCCTTAGCAGCCGTGAGGACGTTAAGCATTGAAGGGCAAGCAGCCCAGACTCTTAAAACAGAGCAATTACTGATTGAGGTGTTTGGGCGAGAAGACATTGAAGGCAAACTACTAATTTTGGGCACACCAGGGGCAGGGAAGACCACAGCACTGTTGGGATTGGCCGAGCAACTGTTGAGCGGAGCGATCGCCAACCCCCGCACCATTATTCCTGTAATCTTTGAGCTGTCTACTTGGAAGAATGACAACCAGAGCATTCGGGATTGGTTAGTCGAGCAGCTTTATAACAACTTTGGCGGTGATGATCGGCGTAAGCTCAAACGTTATGAGCAATGGCTAGAGCAGCGCACATTGTTGCCATTGATGGATGGGCTGGATGAGTTAGGGCTAGATCGGCAGAAAAAATGTGCGGTCAAGCTGGAAGAATTTGCTCAACATTATCCGCAGCTTGTGGTTTGCTGTCGGGTAAAAGAATTTGAAATTGCTGGGGTGCGATTAGGCAATTTGCGTGGTGCTGTCTGTTTGCAGCCCTTGAGTGATGAGCAAATTCAAGCTTATTTGCAAGCGGTGCATCGGGCTGAGTTATGGCAGCAAATTCAAATAACGCCAGAGATGCGGCAAATGCTATCACCAACCCCAGAAGGAGAGCCTGGACTGCTGCGCGTGCCTTTATTTGTGGCGATGGCAGCGGCAATCTATGACCTGAAGCAACCGTTTCGCACTAAAGCCGAACTACTGGAAGCGTACATTGAGCAGCAGTTGAGCTATGACAAACGACAGAGCGATCGGCGCAAAGAAAATCGGCAGACGAAATGGGCTTATAAGACGGTGGGACGGGAACCCAAACAATTACAAACACGAGCCTATCTGAGGTGGTTGGCCTGCCAGCTACAAGAGCAAAACCAAGTGGAGCTGCTAATTGAGCAGATGCAGCCCAACTGGCTTGACCTAGCCCAATATATGTCTCTGTATTGGCTGCTTGTTGGGTTGATTATTGGGCTAATTACGGGGCTAATTACAGGGCTAATTACTGCGCTGCTTGTTGGCCTACCTCTTGGGTTGATCGCAGGGCTAATTACTGGGCCGCCTTTTGGGTTGATTATTGGGTTCGATGATATTACACCGGTCGAATCCTTTCAATTTTCGATATCGAATACAGGAAGCCGAGAAATTTTTCGAAAACTCAGGAGCGGACTGGTTAGTGGCTCGATTATTGCGCTAGTTATAGGACTAGCGGGCGGTTTGACTATTACTTTGGTTATAGGGATAACGGGTAGTTTGACTATTCCGTTGGTTATTGCGCTGCTTGGTGGACCCATTGGTGGGTTAATTGGTGGACTCATGAGTGGGTTAATTGGTGAGTTGACTGCTGAGCCGAAAGTTCGGTTGAAGCCAAACCAAGGCATTCGCAACTCTTTCTACAGCATGTGGCTCATATCGTTCTTGAGCTATCCCTTAGGGGTAGCGCTTGCCACAGTAGGACTACTGCCAGTGTCGGTTGCTCGTGCAAGCAGTGGAGCTCAATCCTTTGAAGCTATTCTAACGATCATCTCTCAAAGCGTTTTGGATTCACTCATTCCTGGTATTTTTGGAGCGCTATTATGTGGTTTTCTCTACGGTGGTGGTAGGGCCTGCATCCAACACCTTTGTCTCCGTCTTGTTCTCACCCGTACTCACGCTACCCCTTGGAACTACGCCCGCTTTCTCAACTACTCCACAGAGCGTCGTCTGCTTCAGCGGATTGGGGGTCGTTATCGCTTCATCCATCGCGAACTCCTCGATCATTTTGCAAGTATCCCTCTCCAACCCCTCTCCGTCTCGAGAGAGGGCTTTTAA
- a CDS encoding BON domain-containing protein, which translates to MGWLDRIFGKEKAAAAPAAPATTPSAPTSAPTQTAASAPETIPPERVGLNGEYDQSGLAKRVAQAFDRDPNVGDIETLWVAQTGSTVVLKGTAPNEQELQTMVAIARTINGATDVDTSQVTIGG; encoded by the coding sequence ATGGGTTGGTTAGATCGCATCTTTGGCAAAGAAAAAGCCGCTGCCGCACCCGCAGCACCCGCAACAACTCCATCCGCTCCTACCTCAGCACCTACACAGACTGCCGCTTCTGCCCCAGAAACCATTCCGCCTGAACGAGTTGGATTGAACGGCGAATATGACCAAAGCGGCTTAGCCAAGCGAGTCGCTCAAGCCTTCGATCGCGACCCTAACGTTGGCGACATCGAAACCCTCTGGGTTGCCCAAACAGGCAGCACCGTCGTCCTCAAAGGTACAGCCCCCAACGAGCAAGAACTGCAAACAATGGTCGCGATCGCCCGTACCATCAACGGAGCCACAGACGTAGACACCAGCCAAGTCACCATCGGCGGATAA